Proteins co-encoded in one uncultured Methanomethylovorans sp. genomic window:
- a CDS encoding Fic family protein yields the protein MHIEKRKQGSNTKNYLSHSYRIGKRTRKIRHYLGLNLTEEEIKERREKAEKEIEEQIQAKIDLVKFSLTRKEIEKLNEYDREIEIIHLDVAGWKVFTEKFVFNTNAIEGSQISFDEVHDILQHREKGTNLDEKEALGVAKAVEFIKNTDEELSIELIKKLHKMCFEGSKKFAGNFRDVEVVIRNAYGEVVHRGLQKEEIINELEELSRWYKEHTKDLKPLVLAAIVHNHFEFIHPFEDGNGRVGRLLLNYVLLQHGYPPINILFEDRSRYYQCLQHYSNEDELESTLQFLIGQYRKGFE from the coding sequence ATGCATATAGAGAAAAGGAAACAGGGAAGCAACACGAAAAATTACCTGTCCCATTCATACAGGATTGGAAAAAGAACCCGGAAGATCAGGCATTATCTGGGTCTGAATCTGACAGAAGAAGAGATCAAAGAGCGCAGAGAAAAAGCAGAAAAAGAGATAGAAGAGCAGATACAGGCTAAGATTGATCTTGTTAAATTCTCTCTCACAAGAAAAGAAATTGAAAAGCTGAACGAATATGACAGGGAAATAGAGATAATTCATCTTGATGTTGCCGGTTGGAAAGTTTTTACAGAAAAGTTCGTTTTCAATACCAATGCCATTGAAGGATCACAAATAAGCTTCGATGAGGTCCATGATATACTGCAACACCGAGAGAAAGGAACCAATCTTGATGAGAAAGAAGCATTAGGTGTTGCGAAGGCAGTGGAGTTCATCAAAAACACAGATGAAGAACTATCTATAGAGCTTATTAAGAAGCTGCATAAGATGTGCTTTGAGGGATCTAAAAAGTTTGCCGGTAATTTTAGAGATGTGGAAGTGGTGATAAGGAATGCTTATGGTGAAGTAGTACACCGTGGCCTTCAGAAAGAAGAAATAATAAATGAACTTGAAGAGCTTTCAAGATGGTATAAAGAGCATACGAAAGACCTTAAACCACTTGTCCTTGCTGCGATAGTACACAATCATTTCGAGTTTATCCATCCTTTTGAGGATGGCAACGGCAGGGTAGGAAGGCTTCTGTTAAATTATGTCCTTCTGCAGCATGGTTATCCCCCAATTAATATATTGTTTGAAGATAGGAGTAGATATTATCAATGCTTACAGCATTACTCCAATGAAGACGAACTGGAGAGCACACTTCAATTTCTGATTGGTCAGTACAGGAAAGGATTTGAATAA
- the tnpA gene encoding IS200/IS605 family transposase: MLYDLDKGSHSVYSLHYHFVQCVKYRRKALDNQNIVDFLKMKIHQISNTFEVEVVNIECDKDHFHVLFTAKPTLNIPKYINAIKTITSREIRKNYPGIKTMLWKDAFWSRSYFIATTGQVTLDVLKQYVDDQGKHATDEEDQNTSN, encoded by the coding sequence ATGCTGTATGATCTCGATAAAGGAAGTCATTCTGTATACTCACTGCACTATCATTTTGTACAATGTGTCAAATATCGAAGAAAAGCTCTCGACAACCAAAATATTGTAGACTTCCTGAAGATGAAAATACACCAAATAAGTAATACGTTTGAAGTAGAAGTTGTAAACATCGAATGTGATAAAGATCACTTCCATGTACTATTCACTGCAAAACCAACTCTGAATATACCAAAGTATATCAATGCCATCAAAACCATTACATCCAGAGAGATTAGAAAGAATTACCCTGGAATAAAAACAATGCTATGGAAAGATGCGTTTTGGTCACGATCTTATTTCATAGCAACAACTGGTCAAGTTACACTGGACGTACTTAAACAATACGTAGACGATCAAGGGAAACATGCAACTGACGAAGAAGATCAAAATACATCCAACTGA
- a CDS encoding ATP-binding protein, translated as MEQLIKDVLEKQNPWWFGKSYSTGISRLLYYPRLSRYLETEEILLILGARRTGKSTLLYQLINSLELPEDKGESVLYMNLDEPVFQSQTESINLLSSIIEDHIAATKKERYYIFLDEIQNFKYWTQTLKTLYDTDKRLKFVLTGSTSSLLKKKTITRLSGRYLSLTVYPLTFKEYLDFKGIRRPTSAEKRHEFEEYLKHGSFPRISLEEDTNIKEELLKNYYETIYLKDIIFPHNLRNNRDVINLLYFMISNVGKPFSYNSIANALEISADTVKEYLSYAEDSYLLYSINKFDYSLRKQLANPKKIYCLDTGLINAVSFKFSENYGRLLENLVFIELIRRQSEVFYHKGTYECDFLIKAENRITSVIQVTKELNLDNRKRELEGLIEAMKSHDLQEGLILTKDTEDLIEIDERKIFVRPVWKWLLD; from the coding sequence ATGGAACAACTGATAAAAGATGTGCTGGAAAAGCAGAATCCCTGGTGGTTCGGAAAAAGTTACAGTACAGGAATATCCCGCCTTCTGTACTATCCACGCTTATCCAGATATCTGGAAACGGAAGAGATATTACTCATACTTGGTGCCAGAAGGACCGGAAAATCAACTCTCCTATACCAGCTCATTAACAGTCTCGAACTACCTGAAGATAAAGGAGAATCTGTACTCTACATGAACCTTGATGAGCCTGTGTTCCAGAGCCAGACAGAAAGTATAAATCTCCTTTCGAGTATCATTGAAGATCACATCGCTGCAACAAAAAAAGAGAGATACTATATTTTCCTTGACGAGATCCAGAACTTCAAGTACTGGACTCAGACACTGAAAACATTGTACGATACCGACAAGCGTCTGAAATTCGTTTTGACAGGGTCCACATCATCCCTGCTTAAAAAGAAGACCATCACACGTCTCTCCGGAAGGTACCTTTCATTAACGGTTTATCCGTTGACCTTCAAGGAGTACTTGGATTTCAAAGGAATCAGAAGGCCTACATCTGCGGAGAAAAGGCATGAGTTTGAGGAATATCTAAAACATGGTTCTTTTCCCAGGATATCTCTGGAAGAGGACACCAACATAAAGGAAGAGCTTCTGAAGAATTATTATGAGACAATATACCTGAAGGACATTATCTTTCCACATAATCTGAGGAATAACAGAGATGTAATAAATCTGCTGTATTTCATGATCTCAAATGTTGGTAAACCTTTTTCCTACAACAGCATAGCAAATGCCTTGGAAATATCAGCAGATACTGTTAAAGAGTACCTAAGCTATGCAGAAGACTCATATCTTCTATATTCAATAAATAAATTCGATTATTCTCTAAGGAAGCAGCTTGCTAATCCAAAGAAGATCTATTGCCTTGATACAGGTCTGATAAATGCTGTGTCTTTTAAGTTCTCAGAGAATTACGGCAGGCTGCTTGAGAATCTGGTGTTCATAGAGCTCATCAGAAGACAGAGTGAAGTTTTCTATCATAAAGGGACATATGAGTGCGATTTTCTGATAAAGGCAGAGAACAGGATAACAAGCGTCATTCAGGTGACAAAGGAGCTGAATCTGGATAACAGAAAACGTGAGCTTGAAGGGTTAATTGAAGCAATGAAATCTCATGACCTGCAGGAAGGTCTCATACTCACAAAGGATACTGAAGATTTGATTGAAATAGATGAAAGGAAAATCTTCGTGAGGCCTGTGTGGAAATGGTTACTTGACTAA
- a CDS encoding IS5 family transposase — MSNKYLKFVDTALAVSGKSHLPIYSCKYSKRKYTQHQLLTLILLKEYLNVDYRSIVELVELMESLKLRIGLKEVPHYTTLHKFITRLRSILFRSLLQQTLKLFYSYGEKIEIIAIDSSGFTSGHCSYYYSFRTGKKRRSFLKVSISIDTKKFIITGFKISGKPIHDAKHAMTLLRQCHKNRQSKFYLMDKGYDSEAIHSLVREELDAVAMIPLRERKRKKIKGKYRRKMIDEFEEILYHCRNLVETMFSVLKRKYGEEVKAKKYWNQAKEVKLKLLVHNLDRYVKVTYIVQMSISTKPN; from the coding sequence TTGTCAAATAAGTACTTAAAGTTTGTTGATACAGCTTTAGCTGTATCAGGAAAATCACACCTGCCGATCTATAGTTGCAAATATTCGAAAAGGAAATATACACAACACCAGCTATTGACCTTGATTTTGTTAAAAGAATATCTTAATGTAGATTACAGAAGTATTGTTGAACTTGTTGAATTAATGGAGAGTTTGAAGTTAAGAATTGGTTTAAAAGAGGTTCCACATTATACCACACTTCACAAGTTTATAACTAGACTTAGGTCAATTCTTTTCAGATCGTTGTTACAGCAAACACTAAAACTGTTCTATTCATATGGCGAAAAAATAGAGATAATTGCCATTGATTCGAGTGGATTTACGAGTGGTCACTGTAGCTACTATTACTCTTTTAGGACTGGAAAGAAACGTAGATCATTCCTAAAAGTGAGTATTTCCATTGATACAAAGAAGTTTATTATCACTGGTTTTAAGATATCTGGTAAGCCTATCCATGATGCAAAGCATGCGATGACATTGCTACGGCAATGTCATAAAAATCGCCAATCAAAGTTTTACCTTATGGACAAAGGTTACGATTCTGAAGCTATACATTCTCTAGTAAGGGAAGAACTAGACGCAGTAGCTATGATTCCTTTGAGAGAAAGGAAAAGGAAGAAGATCAAGGGTAAGTATCGTAGAAAAATGATCGATGAGTTTGAGGAAATATTGTACCATTGCAGAAATCTTGTAGAAACGATGTTCTCTGTTCTGAAAAGGAAATACGGGGAAGAAGTGAAGGCAAAAAAGTATTGGAATCAAGCAAAAGAGGTTAAATTGAAACTATTAGTGCATAACCTTGACAGGTATGTCAAGGTTACATATATTGTTCAAATGAGCATTTCTACAAAGCCAAACTAA
- a CDS encoding SUMF1/EgtB/PvdO family nonheme iron enzyme: MCSLKKYPLRGASAYAEKRMSARYSAKDVQLFTNSFRMIHDLYSYCHSGLIQRDELLHKLQPLEDNFEKVPDIAKDKITPLLHDGIRELGLRTNNENLKLRYTRLCDSLVELLNIEVMSANLGKKEEEERIRLEQEELERRRKDEERKAQEAARLKAAEEAERKRKEEERLRREREEAAKKPSSSIKNSIGMEFVLIPAGEFQMGSNESDDEQPVHKVKISKPFYLGKYPVTQKEWQDVMGNNPSYFKGDNNPVENVSWNDVQEFVEKLNAKEGTDKYRLPSEAEWEYACRAGTTTRYSFGDSESKLVEYAWYSGYDTYDELIKNKDKIVNEGSTHPVGLKKHNPWGLYDMHGNVVEWCQDRWHDSYEGAPTDGSAWEDGSSSYRVFRGGGWYYFARRCRSALRIGDDLDHRINGTLGFRLLMEV, from the coding sequence ATGTGCTCACTGAAGAAGTATCCACTGAGGGGCGCATCCGCGTATGCAGAAAAACGCATGTCTGCTCGCTATTCTGCAAAAGATGTCCAGCTTTTCACCAATAGTTTCCGGATGATACATGACCTTTACAGCTACTGTCATTCGGGTCTCATCCAGAGAGATGAACTCCTGCACAAACTCCAGCCGCTGGAAGATAATTTTGAGAAGGTTCCCGATATTGCAAAAGATAAGATCACTCCTTTGCTCCATGACGGTATCCGTGAGCTTGGCCTGAGAACAAACAATGAGAATCTCAAGTTACGTTATACCCGTTTGTGTGATTCGCTCGTGGAGTTGCTGAATATAGAGGTGATGAGTGCTAATCTAGGCAAAAAGGAAGAGGAGGAGAGAATACGCCTTGAGCAGGAGGAACTGGAGCGGCGCAGGAAGGACGAAGAACGTAAGGCTCAGGAAGCTGCCCGTCTGAAAGCTGCTGAGGAAGCCGAGAGGAAGAGAAAGGAAGAAGAACGTCTCAGGAGAGAGCGTGAAGAAGCAGCAAAGAAACCTTCGTCTTCAATCAAGAATTCCATTGGCATGGAGTTCGTGCTGATTCCTGCGGGGGAGTTCCAGATGGGTTCTAATGAATCTGATGATGAACAACCCGTTCATAAGGTGAAAATCTCAAAGCCGTTTTACCTTGGCAAGTATCCTGTTACCCAGAAAGAGTGGCAGGATGTTATGGGTAACAATCCTTCTTATTTCAAGGGTGACAACAATCCTGTAGAGAATGTATCGTGGAACGATGTGCAGGAGTTCGTTGAGAAGTTGAACGCAAAGGAAGGTACTGACAAGTACCGCCTTCCATCTGAGGCCGAGTGGGAGTATGCTTGCAGGGCAGGCACGACCACAAGATATTCCTTTGGGGATAGTGAATCAAAGCTGGTAGAGTACGCATGGTATAGCGGCTATGATACCTATGACGAGTTGATAAAGAACAAGGACAAAATTGTAAATGAAGGCAGCACTCATCCGGTGGGTCTAAAGAAGCACAATCCTTGGGGATTGTATGACATGCATGGCAATGTAGTTGAATGGTGTCAGGACAGGTGGCATGATTCTTATGAAGGTGCACCGACTGATGGAAGTGCTTGGGAAGATGGTAGTAGCTCCTACCGGGTCTTTCGTGGCGGTGGCTGGTACTACTTCGCCAGGCGCTGCCGGTCAGCCCTTCGCATCGGCGACGACCTGGACCACCGCATCAACGGCACCCTCGGTTTCCGTCTCCTCATGGAAGTGTAG
- a CDS encoding formylglycine-generating enzyme family protein has translation MAVNNESPYLIGDVSLDFIYDDDILRIDRCKPESISIKQGKYTLGNIDGGSSKSITIYFDPLTCSKGIAIDCNITFKDYQGKRSIVQMETTKISVTCPILNTDSDINIAMLKEFIEKLPSRDSRIYEVQNGFNVEKLVNLSREILQKHSVKHVRTMHDIDDKKWEIWYYGKTTVKLDDIVIKISINTDDNSLELFAATQTAESLVGLLAEIGRELKEGVESQVSGKGRVVNVSISKSKIDRSNLLDLCNMDGTCDVNVVIEKSDIYRSGIGSTEVHEINSFGNDHTINTGYLHQLQDSKKPSGTHGRKIGKKALLFSVLVIIVLAGYLMLSPLLVDNFDNQDTVVPQNTKIVDSSVAATETNNISIDDKTASTNTQLNLETYTNSIGMEFVLIPSGEFEMGSDDLDPYETPVHEVTIENAYYLGKYEVTQEQWVEIMGANPSKFEGDNNPVEYVSWDDVQEFVKKLNAKEGTDKYRLPSEAEWEYACRAGTITKYSFGDDESILGHYAWYYDNSGYETHPVGQKRPNPWGLYDMHGNVAEWVQDELHDSYNGAPTDGSAWEDGNILYREFRGGSYFFSSQFSANRAFADPSFRYRYVGFRLVREV, from the coding sequence ATGGCTGTAAATAATGAGAGTCCATACCTCATCGGAGATGTTAGTCTTGATTTTATCTACGATGACGATATATTGCGAATCGACAGATGCAAACCCGAATCAATTTCTATAAAACAAGGAAAATATACTCTGGGTAATATTGATGGTGGTTCTTCCAAATCGATTACTATTTACTTTGATCCTTTAACCTGTTCTAAAGGTATTGCTATTGATTGTAATATTACTTTCAAGGATTATCAGGGCAAGCGCAGTATAGTCCAAATGGAAACAACGAAGATCAGTGTTACATGTCCTATACTGAACACTGATTCTGACATCAATATTGCTATGCTTAAAGAGTTCATAGAGAAACTTCCAAGCCGTGACAGTCGTATTTATGAAGTACAGAACGGTTTTAATGTGGAGAAACTTGTGAACCTTTCCCGAGAGATTCTCCAGAAGCATAGTGTTAAACATGTCAGGACCATGCATGACATTGATGACAAAAAGTGGGAGATCTGGTATTATGGGAAGACAACGGTCAAGCTAGATGATATTGTTATTAAAATCTCCATAAACACTGATGATAATTCTTTGGAACTGTTTGCAGCTACCCAAACAGCTGAATCACTGGTCGGGCTGCTTGCTGAGATTGGACGGGAACTTAAAGAGGGTGTGGAGTCGCAGGTTAGCGGCAAGGGTAGAGTGGTTAATGTCAGTATAAGCAAGTCAAAGATAGATCGTAGCAACCTGCTTGACCTGTGCAATATGGATGGTACTTGCGACGTAAATGTGGTTATCGAGAAAAGCGATATTTACCGGAGCGGTATTGGATCTACCGAAGTGCATGAAATAAATTCATTCGGAAATGATCACACTATCAACACCGGTTATCTCCATCAGTTGCAGGATTCGAAAAAGCCCTCTGGTACTCATGGGCGAAAAATCGGTAAAAAAGCATTACTTTTTTCAGTATTGGTCATTATTGTACTTGCAGGTTACTTGATGTTATCGCCACTACTTGTGGACAATTTTGACAATCAGGATACCGTTGTTCCCCAGAACACCAAGATTGTTGATTCTTCCGTAGCTGCCACTGAAACCAATAATATATCTATTGATGACAAAACTGCTTCTACCAATACGCAGCTCAATCTAGAAACTTACACCAACTCTATTGGCATGGAGTTCGTACTCATCCCTTCAGGTGAGTTTGAGATGGGTTCAGATGATTTAGATCCTTATGAAACGCCCGTTCACGAAGTGACCATCGAAAATGCCTACTACCTTGGTAAGTATGAAGTGACCCAAGAACAGTGGGTTGAGATAATGGGCGCTAATCCTTCGAAATTCGAAGGTGACAACAATCCTGTAGAATATGTTTCTTGGGATGATGTGCAGGAATTTGTTAAGAAGCTGAACGCAAAGGAAGGTACTGATAAGTATCGTCTTCCATCAGAGGCTGAGTGGGAGTATGCTTGTAGGGCAGGTACGATCACGAAATACTCCTTTGGTGACGATGAATCCATTCTGGGTCATTATGCCTGGTATTATGACAATTCAGGATATGAAACCCACCCAGTGGGCCAGAAAAGACCAAATCCTTGGGGATTATATGATATGCATGGTAACGTCGCAGAATGGGTGCAGGACGAGTTGCATGATTCTTACAATGGTGCACCGACTGATGGTAGTGCCTGGGAAGATGGTAATATCCTCTACCGGGAATTTCGTGGTGGCAGCTATTTTTTCAGTTCTCAGTTCTCAGCGAATCGCGCCTTCGCCGACCCATCTTTCCGCTACAGGTACGTCGGCTTCCGTCTTGTAAGGGAAGTGTGA
- a CDS encoding ATP-binding protein, protein MSLFIDRTEEMEFLESEYAKDTSSLMVVYGRRRVGKTELVLRFAAGKSSVYYLSQKLDLEHQVEDFLEKAAEQLGTYQPKITKWDAALKFVSQQAQGKPVIIIDEVPYLIEGSSAAMSAFQAAWDLYLKDANVMLILLGSSIGMMENEVLGYKSPLYGRRSGQIRVEPLQFRHIRHFFPGKDAAEIVRIYGCLGGVPAYLNKFDKELKFMENVNSNVLHRATFLYDEATFLLREELREPTNYELILEAISKGKNRVSEIANETGIAVHNIPKYLRVLIGLSFLSRESPVTLKKTRDIKTGSVYVLSDNFLRFWYTYVFPTRSMLEVNREAIVSKITDSYDRYLGHVFEEIARQYLIELNIAGKLPFAFEKIGRQWGRVPGKQTGDSAYEIDLVGLNEGLKGILFVECKWQTLNDKSAGRILQDLKAKSGYVQWQSVEREEHFAIIAKKIEGKARLRESGCLAFDLEDIYGNHD, encoded by the coding sequence ATGAGTCTATTCATTGACCGCACTGAAGAGATGGAGTTCCTTGAATCCGAATATGCAAAGGACACCTCCTCGCTTATGGTGGTCTACGGGAGACGGAGAGTTGGTAAAACCGAGCTCGTGTTGAGATTCGCGGCCGGGAAGTCCTCGGTATATTACCTTTCCCAGAAACTGGACCTTGAGCACCAAGTGGAGGACTTTCTGGAAAAGGCCGCCGAGCAGCTCGGGACATACCAGCCGAAGATCACAAAATGGGACGCTGCCCTCAAGTTCGTTTCCCAGCAAGCTCAGGGAAAGCCTGTAATAATCATCGACGAGGTGCCATACCTCATAGAGGGCAGCAGCGCAGCAATGTCGGCCTTCCAGGCGGCATGGGACCTATACCTTAAGGATGCCAATGTCATGCTCATCCTGCTGGGTTCAAGCATAGGCATGATGGAAAACGAGGTATTAGGCTACAAGTCTCCTCTGTATGGCCGCAGGAGCGGGCAGATCAGGGTCGAGCCCCTGCAGTTCAGGCATATCAGGCATTTCTTTCCCGGAAAGGATGCGGCGGAGATTGTGAGGATCTATGGCTGCCTGGGCGGCGTGCCTGCCTACCTGAACAAGTTCGACAAAGAACTCAAGTTCATGGAGAATGTCAACAGCAACGTACTGCACCGGGCCACTTTCCTCTACGACGAAGCCACCTTCCTGCTAAGGGAGGAGCTAAGAGAGCCGACTAATTACGAGCTGATACTCGAAGCCATATCCAAAGGCAAGAATCGGGTCTCAGAGATCGCGAACGAAACAGGCATAGCAGTCCACAATATTCCCAAATACCTGCGCGTGCTTATAGGTCTTAGCTTTCTCTCCAGGGAATCGCCTGTTACCTTAAAGAAGACCCGCGACATAAAGACAGGCTCAGTCTACGTGCTGTCTGACAATTTCCTACGGTTCTGGTACACTTACGTGTTCCCGACGCGGTCCATGCTGGAAGTCAACCGGGAAGCCATCGTCTCAAAGATCACGGATTCCTATGACAGGTATCTGGGCCATGTTTTCGAAGAGATTGCCAGACAATATCTCATAGAGCTCAATATCGCCGGAAAACTGCCCTTTGCCTTCGAAAAGATAGGCAGGCAGTGGGGCCGGGTCCCAGGTAAACAAACAGGTGACAGTGCCTATGAGATCGATCTTGTAGGCCTGAACGAAGGTTTAAAGGGGATACTCTTTGTCGAGTGCAAGTGGCAGACCCTGAATGATAAGAGCGCAGGCCGGATCTTACAGGACCTGAAGGCCAAGTCCGGGTACGTGCAATGGCAAAGTGTAGAAAGGGAGGAGCATTTTGCCATAATTGCAAAGAAAATAGAGGGCAAAGCAAGGTTAAGGGAGAGCGGCTGTCTTGCCTTTGATCTGGAGGACATTTACGGGAATCATGACTGA
- a CDS encoding SUMF1/EgtB/PvdO family nonheme iron enzyme: MSVINESPNIIADVMLDFMFDEKLLHIAEHDDCFVRNGKFLLGNIYGGKSTSFTVLFEPLKCTTASDIRCQVSYADHNGDMASVWMKPKEISVTCPIMKTDSDINIGRLKEFIEDLPVRDSRICEVLSGFDIVKLASLAREVVERQEVRHVRTLYTRDGNTCEIWYYGKIKVNRDDIVFRVSILNTYHTVELFAATQTAKSLTGFLAEVGRGLKDAIESKVSGKGRVINLSINKSRIDRSNLIDLCSMDGTCDVNIVIDKSDIDRSSIGFANEDESLSNQNDSNGVTGNRECPFCFNLIDSSNKSLLCKCGARFCQTCEGWFREPRKPGERPLCKSCFTEQQERLAREREETARLKAAEEERQRLEQEELERLRKEEERKVQEAAHLKAAEEAERKRKEEERLRREREEAAKKPSASIKNSIGMDFVLIPAGEFQMGSDDGYDSEKPVHKVKISRPFYLGKYEVTQAQWVAIMGDNPSYFKGDNNPVENVSWNDVQEFVKKLNAKEGTDKYPLPSEAEWEYACRAGTTTIYSFGDDESKLAEYAWYGDNSGNKTHPVGQKKPNPWGLYDMHGNIREWCQDEWHGYYKGAPTDGSAWVDGSSPGRIVRGGGWNFFAGSCRSAVRSNNDPDYRSFFHGFRLLRAV, translated from the coding sequence ATGTCCGTTATCAATGAAAGCCCCAACATCATAGCGGACGTAATGCTTGATTTCATGTTCGATGAGAAACTCCTGCACATTGCCGAACATGATGACTGCTTTGTCAGGAACGGGAAGTTCCTTCTGGGCAACATCTATGGAGGCAAGTCAACGTCTTTTACGGTGCTGTTCGAACCCCTGAAATGTACCACAGCCTCGGATATAAGGTGCCAGGTCTCGTATGCTGATCATAATGGCGATATGGCTTCCGTATGGATGAAGCCTAAAGAGATAAGTGTAACATGCCCTATCATGAAGACGGACTCGGATATTAATATTGGCAGACTCAAGGAATTCATCGAAGACCTTCCGGTGAGGGACAGCCGCATATGCGAGGTTCTGAGCGGCTTCGATATCGTGAAGCTTGCCAGCCTTGCCAGGGAAGTTGTGGAGAGACAGGAAGTGCGTCATGTCCGTACCCTGTATACACGCGACGGGAATACCTGTGAGATATGGTATTACGGCAAGATCAAGGTCAACAGGGATGATATTGTTTTCAGGGTCTCTATTCTCAATACATATCATACTGTCGAGCTTTTTGCAGCCACACAGACAGCCAAATCCCTGACAGGTTTTCTTGCTGAAGTCGGAAGAGGGCTTAAGGATGCCATAGAATCAAAGGTAAGTGGGAAGGGCAGGGTTATCAACCTCAGCATAAACAAGTCCAGGATCGACCGCAGCAATCTGATTGATCTTTGCAGCATGGATGGGACCTGCGATGTTAATATTGTCATTGATAAAAGCGATATTGACCGCAGCAGCATTGGTTTTGCGAATGAGGATGAAAGTCTTTCGAATCAAAACGATAGTAACGGAGTTACTGGTAACAGAGAATGCCCGTTTTGCTTCAATTTAATAGATTCTTCTAACAAATCTCTCCTGTGTAAATGTGGAGCCAGGTTCTGCCAGACCTGTGAGGGCTGGTTCAGGGAGCCACGCAAACCTGGGGAGAGGCCTCTTTGCAAGAGTTGTTTCACTGAGCAACAGGAGAGACTTGCAAGGGAAAGGGAAGAAACGGCTCGCCTGAAGGCTGCAGAGGAGGAGAGACAACGCCTTGAGCAGGAGGAACTGGAGCGTCTCAGGAAGGAGGAAGAACGTAAGGTTCAGGAAGCTGCCCACCTGAAAGCTGCTGAAGAAGCCGAGAGGAAGAGAAAGGAAGAAGAGCGTCTCAGGAGAGAGCGTGAAGAAGCTGCAAAGAAGCCTTCTGCTTCAATCAAGAATTCCATTGGCATGGATTTCGTGCTCATCCCAGCAGGTGAATTCCAGATGGGTTCAGATGATGGTTATGATAGTGAAAAACCCGTTCATAAAGTGAAGATCTCCAGGCCCTTTTACCTTGGCAAGTATGAAGTTACCCAAGCACAGTGGGTAGCGATAATGGGTGACAATCCATCGTATTTCAAAGGTGACAACAATCCTGTAGAGAATGTATCGTGGAACGATGTGCAGGAGTTCGTAAAGAAACTAAACGCAAAGGAAGGAACTGACAAGTATCCTCTTCCATCAGAGGCTGAGTGGGAATATGCATGTAGGGCAGGCACGACCACAATATATTCCTTTGGTGATGATGAATCAAAACTCGCAGAATATGCTTGGTATGGCGATAATTCAGGGAACAAAACCCATCCAGTTGGTCAGAAAAAGCCGAATCCCTGGGGGTTATATGACATGCATGGAAATATAAGGGAATGGTGTCAAGATGAGTGGCATGGTTATTATAAAGGTGCTCCGACTGATGGAAGTGCCTGGGTAGATGGCAGTAGCCCCGGTCGGATCGTTCGTGGCGGCGGTTGGAACTTTTTTGCCGGGAGCTGTCGGTCGGCAGTTCGCAGCAACAACGACCCGGACTACCGCAGCTTCTTCCACGGCTTCCGTCTTCTTAGGGCAGTGTAG